In Kwoniella newhampshirensis strain CBS 13917 chromosome 4, whole genome shotgun sequence, one DNA window encodes the following:
- a CDS encoding chlorophyll synthesis pathway protein BchC, with amino-acid sequence MVATEMKALWYNKPQDFEIKTVPVPKIGPEEVLVKVDICGVCGTDAHIHEGEFISQFPLIPGHEAVGKIVAMGDKVSGFEIGDRVAADVGETCSHCHYCRKGDELFCEHFSAAGVTRDGGFADYLKYKFSKVYKIKNLSDEEATLLEPASCAIHGMDKLKMPFGAKVLLIGAGPTGLILAQLMKIGGAGHITIAANKGIKMDIARKVDAADTYVDLDRKDAAKQWAKLKEDNPYGFDVVAECTGVESIVNDAINYVTRGGTLLVYGVYEDKARVNNWSPTDIFVNEKRIIGSFSQIYCFPRAIDLLDSGKIKTTGMVTDVFKLEDYQKALDKMASRQALKIAIRP; translated from the exons ATGGTCGCTACTGAAATGAAAGCTCTCTGGTacaacaag CCTCAAGACTTTGAGATCAAGACTGTCCCTGTCCCCAAGATTGGTCCCGAGGAGGTCCTtgtcaagg TCGACATCTGTGGTGTCTGTGGTACCGAT GCTCACATCCACGAGGGAGAGTTCATCTCCCAGTTCCCC CTTATCCCCGGTCACGAGGCTGTCGGTAAGATCGTCGCTATGGGTGACAAGGTCAGCGGTTTCGAGATCGGAGACCGAGTTGCCGCCGATGTCGGAG AGACATGTTCCCACTGCCACTACTGCCGAAAGGGTGACGAGCTCTTCTGTGAGCACTTCTCCGCCGCTGGTGTCACACGAGATGGTGGTTTCGCCGACTATCTCAAGTA TAAATTCTCCAAGGTCTATAAGATCAAGAACCTCTCCGACGAGGAGGCCACTCTCCTTGAGCCCGCCTCTTGTGCCATCCACGGCATGGACAAGCTCAAGATGCCCTTCGGTGCCAAGGTTCTCCTCATTGGTGCCGGTCCTACTGGTTTGATCCTTGCCCAGCTCATGAAGATCGGTGGTGCCGGTCACATCACTATCGCTGCCAACAAGGGTATCAAGATGGACATTGCTCGAAAGGTTGATGCGGCTGACACCTACGTTGACCTCGACCGAAAGGACGCTGCCAAGCAATGGGCTAAGCTCAAGGAGGACAACCCTTACGGTTTCGACGTTGTTGCCGAGTGTACCGGTGTTGAGAGCATCGTCAACGACGCCATCAACTACGTCACTCGAGGTGGTACTCTCCTCGTCTACGGTGTCTACGAGGACAAGGCCAGGGTTAACAACTGGTCTCCCACCGACATTTTCGtcaacgagaagaggatcatcGGATCCTTCTCTCAAATCTACTGTTTCCCCCGAGCCatcgacctcctcgactcTGGAAAGATCAAGACCACAGGAATGGTCACGGACGTCTTCAAGCTTGAGGACTACCAGAAGGCTTTGGACAAGATGGCTTC TCGACAAGCTCTAAAGATCGCCATTAGGCCTTAG
- a CDS encoding calmodulin has protein sequence MADQLTKEFKEAFSLFDKDGDGTITVKELGTVMRSLGQNPSESELQDMINEVDADKSGSIDFAEFITLMARKMHDTDSEDEIKEAFKVFDKNNDGHISAAELKHVMTNLGEKLSDAEISEMIREADKDGDGMIDYNEFVTMMLAKYDGVGNGNSADINEVHYLCLSFATNLTMADVTAHSR, from the exons ATGGCTGACCAATTG ACCAAAG AATTCAAGGAGgctttctctctcttcgacaagg ATGGCGATGGAACAATTACCGTCAAGGAGCTTGGTACTGTCATGCGATCCCTTGGCCAGAACCCTTCCGAATCCGAACTTCAAGACATGATCAACGAG GTCGACGCTGACAAGAGCGGCTCGATCGACTTTGCCGAGTTCATCACGCTTATGGCTAGGAAAATGCACGACACCGACTCTGAGGACGAAATCAAGGAGGCATTCAAG GTTTTCGACAAGAACAACGATGGTCACATTTCTGCTGCTGAGCTCAAACACGTTATGA CCAACCTCGGTGAGAAGCTCTCGGACGCGGAGATCAGTGAGATGATCCGAGAGGCGGACAAGGACG GTGACGGCATGATCGACTACAACGAGTTTGTCACAATGATGTTGGCCAAG TATGACGGTGTTGGTAACGGCAACTCTGCAGACATAAACGAGGTCCACTACCTCTGCCTCAGCTTTGCTACCAACCTCACGATGGCGGATGTTACTGCCCATAGCCGATAA